GACGTGATCGACGTCGTCGCGCACGTGATGCTGAAAGTCACCAGCTACGTGATGAACTTCGCCCCGCTGGCCGTGTTCGGCGCCATCGCCGCCACCGTCGCCAAGGAAGGCCTGTCCATCCTCGGCACCTACGGCAAGTTCATGGCCCAGTTCTATCTGTCCATCGGCATCCTGTGGGTGCTGCTGATCGCCGTCGGCGTGCTGATCGTCGGCCCGCGCCTACTGCACCTGATGGGCATGATCAAGGAACCGCTGCTGCTGTCCTTCACCACCGCCAGCTCCGAAGCCGCCTATCCGAAAACCCTGGAACAGCTGGAGCGCTTCGGCGTGTCCAACAAGATCGCCAGCTTCGTTCTGCCGATGGGCTACTCGTTCAACCTGGACGGCTCGATGATGTACTGCACCTTCGCGGTGATCTTCATCGCCCAGGCCTACGGCATCGATCTGACGCTGGCGCAGGAAATCTCCATGCTGCTGATCCTGATGCTGACCTCCAAGGGCATGGCCGGCGTGCCGCGCGCGTCGCTGGTGGTGATCGCCGCCACGCTGTCGCAGTTCAACATCCCGGAAGCCGGCCTGCTGCTGCTGCTGGGCATCGACCACTTCCTGGACATGGGCCGCTCCGCCACCAACGTGGTGGGCAACTCCATCGCCACCGCCGTGGTAGCCAAATGGGAAGGCGAATTGAAACGCCATTAAGCGTTTTGAACGCCAATGCCTACGCCACCCTCGCGGTGGCGTTTTTTATAGCTGATTCTTATAAAATCTATTGACAGCAAGGCTTAGCGCATCCATAATGCGCTTCTCGACTGACACCGGAGAGGTGGCAGAGTGGTCGAATGTACCTGACTCGAAATCAGGCGTACGTGCGAGCGTACCGAGGGTTCGAATCCCTCCCTCTCCGCCAGTAGAACGCAATCAAGCCCTTGAGCAATCAAGGGCTTTTTTGTTGCCTGCTCGCCATGAAAACCCAGTCATCCAGACCCGCGCTTCAAAGCGAGTCCATGCAAATCAAACCGCCTCCACATTGTTGTGCACCTCGCTGTCGCGCAACACCACCTGCGCCCACACCACCGAATCCAGATAATACTGATTGGCCAGATCCAGATCGAAATCCAGCACTTTCACCAGGGCCTCGATGCGGACGTTGTCGCCCTGCTCGCAGGCCAGCGCCAGCGCCAGGTGCGGGCCGAAGATGCCCTTCTGCTCCACCACTGCCTCGCGCACCGTCAGCGGCAGCTCCAGCGGATCGAGCACGTCAGGGAAAGGTTGATTGAGCAAGACATCCAGCAAGGAAAACATGCCGGTCAGGAACAGGTGCTCCGATTCCAGCTTGTTGCCGCGATAGCTGCCCAGTTTTTCCAGGAAACGGGCGCGGATCAGCGATTTTTCCAGCAAGGAGATGGCCACGCCGTCATCCTTGCGCGAGGTGAACAGCAGCATGGACAGCCATTTGAACAGCGTCTCCCGTC
The Chromobacterium sp. IIBBL 290-4 DNA segment above includes these coding regions:
- a CDS encoding dicarboxylate/amino acid:cation symporter — protein: MKSKKLTALILVGMLLGILVGYLFRQHAGNDAAAIKSFVDGMSILTDIFLRLIKMIIAPLVVSTLVVGIAKMGDAKSVGRIGGKTMGWFISASLVSLTLGLIMVNILKPGVALNLPLPDLHADSGIKASAISLKDFVTHAIPKSVFEAMANNEILQIVIFSVFFGSAMAALGERSKALIDVIDVVAHVMLKVTSYVMNFAPLAVFGAIAATVAKEGLSILGTYGKFMAQFYLSIGILWVLLIAVGVLIVGPRLLHLMGMIKEPLLLSFTTASSEAAYPKTLEQLERFGVSNKIASFVLPMGYSFNLDGSMMYCTFAVIFIAQAYGIDLTLAQEISMLLILMLTSKGMAGVPRASLVVIAATLSQFNIPEAGLLLLLGIDHFLDMGRSATNVVGNSIATAVVAKWEGELKRH